A part of Paenibacillus donghaensis genomic DNA contains:
- a CDS encoding alpha/beta hydrolase, with protein MSEPVFLKRTIVKQTLWSEHLQEERKLRIYLPPGYNEVLSYPVVYCQDGEEFFNFGRIATLAGQLILEEDVDPFIIVGVEVNVAVRTQEYAPFGSRFKQYLACFAEEIIPFIEHNYPVKRTPDERVIAGDSLGGSVCLHLALEYPALFNRIISLSGAYYPESQELLAQEEDLSWLSINMVVGLQETNYETDTGVYDFVQMNRDTRALLESRGATVSYREKDGRHLWGFWQKELPESLLYFLNT; from the coding sequence ATGAGCGAGCCTGTTTTTCTGAAACGTACAATTGTAAAACAAACCCTGTGGAGCGAACACCTGCAGGAAGAGCGCAAGCTGCGCATCTATCTGCCACCCGGCTATAATGAAGTTCTCAGTTATCCCGTGGTCTACTGCCAGGATGGCGAGGAATTCTTCAACTTCGGGAGAATTGCCACCCTTGCGGGACAGCTTATTCTTGAGGAAGATGTGGACCCCTTCATTATTGTAGGCGTTGAAGTAAACGTTGCCGTAAGAACTCAGGAGTATGCACCGTTCGGCAGCCGCTTCAAGCAGTACCTTGCATGCTTTGCCGAAGAGATTATTCCCTTCATTGAGCACAATTATCCAGTCAAGCGCACCCCTGACGAGCGGGTAATCGCCGGGGATTCGCTGGGCGGAAGCGTCTGTCTCCACCTGGCCCTGGAGTATCCGGCTTTGTTTAACCGTATTATCAGCCTCTCCGGTGCTTATTATCCTGAATCACAGGAGCTGCTCGCCCAAGAAGAAGACCTGTCCTGGCTCTCGATCAATATGGTCGTAGGTCTGCAGGAAACCAATTACGAGACGGATACAGGCGTGTATGATTTCGTCCAGATGAACCGGGATACCCGAGCACTACTGGAGTCACGGGGGGCCACTGTGTCCTATCGCGAGAAAGATGGCCGGCACCTCTGGGGATTCTGGCAGAAGGAGCTTCCGGAATCACTACTCTACTTCTTAAACACTTAA
- a CDS encoding low molecular weight protein-tyrosine-phosphatase, which translates to MVKVLFVCLGNICRSPMGEAVLRHKIKERGLSGAIEVDSAGTGDWHIGKAPHEGTRGILDERGISYENMTARLVSSEDFKKFDYIVCMDHSNGINVRKLPGGDEAKLLFFMDLLPEEELREVPDPYYTGNFEQVYALMDAGCERLLDKITAEKL; encoded by the coding sequence ATCGTAAAGGTGCTGTTTGTATGCCTTGGCAACATTTGCCGCTCGCCTATGGGCGAAGCTGTGCTGCGCCATAAGATTAAGGAACGCGGATTGTCCGGTGCTATCGAGGTGGATTCGGCGGGGACCGGTGACTGGCATATCGGCAAAGCTCCGCATGAAGGAACCCGGGGTATTCTGGACGAGCGGGGGATCAGCTATGAGAATATGACGGCCCGGCTCGTGAGCAGTGAGGATTTCAAGAAATTCGATTATATCGTTTGCATGGATCATTCTAATGGAATCAATGTGCGCAAGCTGCCTGGCGGGGATGAAGCGAAGCTGCTGTTCTTTATGGACCTGCTTCCTGAGGAGGAGCTGCGTGAAGTGCCGGACCCATATTACACCGGTAATTTCGAACAGGTCTATGCCTTGATGGATGCCGGCTGTGAGCGATTGTTGGATAAAATAACGGCAGAGAAACTATAG
- a CDS encoding thiamine diphosphokinase, with protein MPPKRVVIVAGGELSVDYLAVLDEEDYIIGADRGAMFLVSHGYSPDISVGDFDSVSSEAFEVIEAGSKRVITCDAIDKDLIDSEMALELALEQQPQSILLLGVTGTRLDHTLAGIQMMTRALEQGVACSAMNTHNYVTLISSRADITERGYTYVSLLPLTPEVTGITLHGFQYPLTDATLKLGHSLGISNKLIAPSGTVSIRSGHLLIIQSKD; from the coding sequence ATGCCTCCCAAACGGGTCGTAATAGTTGCCGGCGGCGAACTGTCCGTGGATTATCTTGCTGTATTAGATGAAGAAGATTATATAATCGGTGCTGATCGAGGTGCGATGTTCCTTGTTTCTCATGGGTATTCGCCTGATATTTCTGTCGGAGACTTCGATTCGGTTTCCAGCGAAGCCTTCGAAGTTATAGAAGCAGGCAGCAAGCGGGTGATTACCTGCGACGCGATAGATAAGGACCTGATTGACAGCGAAATGGCGCTGGAGCTTGCGCTGGAGCAACAGCCGCAGTCCATCCTGCTGCTGGGTGTAACTGGCACCCGACTGGATCACACGCTGGCCGGTATTCAAATGATGACACGGGCGCTGGAGCAAGGCGTGGCCTGCTCGGCCATGAACACACATAATTATGTTACCCTGATTTCTTCCCGTGCCGATATTACCGAACGAGGTTATACATACGTGTCCCTGCTCCCGCTCACCCCTGAGGTTACGGGGATTACACTTCACGGCTTCCAGTATCCTCTGACTGATGCGACGCTGAAGCTGGGCCACTCGCTGGGTATCAGCAACAAGCTGATTGCCCCCTCCGGGACAGTGTCCATCCGAAGCGGCCATCTATTGATTATCCAGAGCAAGGATTAA
- a CDS encoding C40 family peptidase codes for MNKQKWLKQAIVVTMCTTIGLTSLAATGIGTAPAAAASATSKGQNIISLGKKYMGVRYQFGASTNTTRNFDCSSFTKYIFSKYGVNLPRTSVAQSKVGKAVSKANLRVGDLVFFSSGSRANGKNVTHVAVYAGNGKILHTYGSPGVTLSNLNAGNWKRTYLKARRVL; via the coding sequence ATGAATAAACAGAAATGGTTGAAACAGGCGATTGTCGTAACAATGTGCACAACGATTGGACTTACTTCACTGGCGGCAACGGGTATCGGCACAGCTCCTGCTGCAGCGGCGAGCGCAACATCCAAAGGACAGAACATCATATCCCTAGGCAAAAAATATATGGGCGTCCGTTATCAATTCGGTGCTTCTACCAACACTACCAGAAACTTTGACTGCTCTTCTTTCACTAAATATATCTTCAGCAAATATGGCGTCAATCTTCCGCGCACCTCTGTGGCGCAATCCAAAGTAGGAAAAGCCGTCTCCAAAGCAAATCTTCGTGTAGGCGACCTGGTATTCTTCTCCAGCGGAAGCAGAGCTAACGGTAAGAATGTAACACATGTGGCCGTATATGCAGGCAATGGCAAAATTCTGCACACCTACGGTTCACCAGGAGTGACCCTATCCAATCTGAATGCTGGCAACTGGAAAAGAACCTATCTTAAGGCCCGCCGCGTTCTGTAA
- a CDS encoding winged helix-turn-helix domain-containing protein, with product MLTIEGMYVKESIVWFRPLQMLKHPGTEEERKERDREHKLLEAAIRQLGLPIEISEDLEDLRLSVSKAEPLLVLLELLELDAPAEWPGWAVISDIREEGIPFPVMVIGGDASGSGAAAALAAGGNEYMSRPIHTGEFSARVLNLIELTGRRRGLKSLLRMDGLVLDPARRQASRDGHELKLTPKEFDLLYYLADHRENICPRDEILKHVWGYHFHADTNVVDVYIRHIRLKVDKGYRQKLIHTVRGAGYVMKALEDSATS from the coding sequence ATGCTGACGATAGAGGGGATGTATGTGAAGGAGAGCATCGTATGGTTCCGTCCGCTGCAGATGCTGAAGCATCCCGGAACGGAAGAGGAGCGGAAGGAGCGCGACAGGGAACATAAGCTGCTGGAAGCTGCGATTAGACAGCTGGGGCTGCCTATAGAAATAAGCGAAGATCTCGAGGATCTTCGCTTATCGGTAAGCAAGGCGGAGCCGCTGCTGGTGCTGCTGGAGCTGCTGGAGCTGGACGCACCCGCTGAATGGCCGGGGTGGGCGGTGATCTCTGATATTAGAGAGGAAGGCATACCGTTCCCGGTGATGGTGATTGGCGGGGATGCTTCCGGCAGCGGTGCCGCCGCAGCGTTGGCCGCCGGGGGGAATGAATATATGTCAAGGCCGATACATACCGGTGAGTTCAGTGCGAGGGTACTGAATCTGATTGAGCTGACGGGAAGGCGTCGCGGCCTGAAGTCTTTGCTCCGAATGGATGGTCTGGTGCTTGATCCCGCCCGCCGTCAGGCAAGCCGGGATGGACATGAACTGAAGCTGACCCCCAAGGAATTCGATCTGCTCTATTATCTTGCCGATCACCGGGAAAATATCTGTCCCCGAGACGAGATACTGAAGCATGTCTGGGGATATCATTTCCATGCGGATACCAATGTGGTTGATGTATACATCCGTCATATCCGCCTAAAGGTGGATAAGGGGTATCGGCAAAAGCTGATTCATACTGTGCGGGGGGCCGGCTATGTAATGAAAGCGCTGGAAGACAGCGCTACTAGTTGA
- a CDS encoding ThiF family adenylyltransferase: protein MIPTNGQTETAADSREGRYSRQVRFTPFGTEGQQGLADATVLIVGAGALGTGMAETLARCGVGRIIIADRDYVEWSNLQRQQLYTEEDARQRMPKAEAAVARLRLINSEIRIEAHVMDVRAEELESLLPGVQLIMDGTDNFDTRLIINDIALKYGIPWIYGACVGSYGITYTFLPGETPCLNCLLGAVPLGGDTCDTAGILPQAVQLVTANATSEALKLLGGRKEALRGKLLSFDVWRNEHQEIGVMAAKKPQCPSCGSDPVYPYLTAANTQRTDVLCGRDTVQIRPAQRQQLDLQETAKRLAGLGTMQVDSNPYLVSFRDGPYRLVVFADGRALVHGTSDIAAARSVYHRYFG, encoded by the coding sequence ATGATTCCAACTAATGGACAGACAGAGACTGCGGCGGATAGCCGTGAAGGACGTTATTCAAGACAAGTACGCTTCACTCCTTTTGGTACGGAAGGGCAGCAGGGACTCGCAGACGCTACGGTGCTTATCGTTGGCGCTGGAGCGCTGGGCACAGGCATGGCCGAGACGCTGGCCCGCTGCGGCGTGGGGCGGATTATTATTGCCGACCGCGATTATGTGGAATGGAGCAACCTCCAGCGTCAGCAGCTGTACACGGAAGAGGATGCACGGCAGCGGATGCCGAAGGCTGAAGCGGCAGTGGCGAGATTACGGCTGATCAACTCGGAGATAAGAATAGAAGCACATGTAATGGATGTCCGTGCGGAGGAGCTGGAAAGCCTGCTGCCAGGTGTTCAGCTCATTATGGATGGGACCGATAATTTCGATACCCGGCTGATCATCAACGATATCGCTCTGAAATACGGAATCCCATGGATCTACGGTGCTTGTGTTGGAAGTTATGGGATAACCTATACCTTCCTTCCCGGCGAGACGCCATGTCTGAATTGCCTGCTCGGCGCGGTTCCGCTCGGCGGGGATACCTGTGACACGGCAGGCATTCTGCCGCAGGCGGTGCAGCTGGTCACGGCGAATGCGACCTCCGAGGCGCTGAAGCTGCTGGGCGGTCGCAAGGAAGCCCTCAGGGGCAAGCTGCTGAGCTTCGATGTATGGCGCAATGAGCATCAGGAGATCGGAGTGATGGCGGCTAAGAAGCCGCAGTGTCCTTCCTGCGGCAGCGATCCGGTCTATCCTTATCTTACGGCGGCGAATACGCAGCGTACCGATGTGCTCTGCGGCAGGGACACTGTGCAGATCCGTCCCGCCCAGCGCCAGCAGCTAGATCTGCAGGAGACGGCCAAACGGCTGGCTGGCCTTGGAACTATGCAGGTGGACAGCAATCCTTATCTGGTGTCCTTCCGCGACGGCCCCTACCGGCTGGTGGTGTTTGCCGACGGCAGGGCACTTGTGCACGGGACCAGCGATATTGCGGCAGCGCGCAGTGTGTATCACCGGTATTTTGGCTGA